DNA sequence from the Desulfobaccales bacterium genome:
CCATCCCCACCGTCGACCTCACCGGGGGGTCGCCAGAACTCAATCCCCATTACGAGTATCTGGTGGAGCGCCTGGCGTCATCGGGCACCCATATCCTGACCCGCTGCAACCTGACGGTCCTTTTGGAACCCGGCAAAGAGCACCTGCCGGAGTTTTACCGGGACCACCGGGTGGAACTGGTCTGCTCCTTGCCCTATTACCAGGAAGACCTGGTGGACCGCCTGCGGGGCCCGGGAGTCTTCCAGAAGAGCCTTTTAGCCTTGCAACGCCTCAATCGCATGGGCTATGGAGAGGCGGACTCGGACCTTAAGCTCAATCTCATGTATAACCCCGCGGGCGCCTACTTTCCACCGGAACAAGAAGCCCTGGAAGAGATATTCCACCGGGAATTGGCGGCCCGCTTCGGGATTCGCTTCCGCCGCCTTCTGACCCTGCTCAACATGCCGATCGGGCGTTTCAAAGAATTTCTGGAGCGGTCCAAGAATTACGACCGTTACATGGGCAAGCTGGTTGCCGGTTTCAACCCGGCCACGGTGGCCAGCCTCATGTGCCGTTCCCTCATCAGCATCTCCTGGGACGGGCGCCTCTACGACTGCGATTTCAACCAGGCCTTGGCTCTGCCCGTGCTTGCAGAATTACCCCAGACCGTCTGGGACTTCGACCTGCCCACGTTGGCCACCCGGCCCATACGCCTGGCGGATCATTGCTACGGCTGCACCTCCGGTGGAGGCTCCTCCTGCGGCGGCTGCCTGGCCGAGGAGTGAAGGAAGTCGAGAATTGAGGGGAGGCCGGGGGAAGTTTTTCGTAAGGGTCCCTCCCTCCCTCATTTCACAGTTCACCTTTCCGCGGCCAGCGGCGGGTAAAGAGGCGTTCGGCCCGGTGGCGGACCAGACAGAACCAATAAAGACCCAAGGTCCGGAAGTTGCCGTGTTGTAACCAGCGGCGGCCCGACGTAGTCACCGGCGGGTTTAAGAGGTGCAGCCGGGTATGGCACCGCAGCCGGAGCACCAGGTCCAGGTCTTCCGGGCGGCGATGGGCATAGCCTCCCAGGGCGAAAAACAGGGGCCGGCGCACAAAAATGACCTGATCGCCGTAAGGGAGGCCGAAGAGGCGGCACCGCCAGTTGGCTCCCCAGGCAATGAACCTGAGGAATGGAGTAGGGGGCGTCAGGCTCAGGTAGAAGGCCCCGGCCTTAACTTCAGGGTCTCGGGCGGCCTGCCGCAGGGCTGCGAGATGGACCGGTGTGAACCCGGTGTCGATATGCAGAAACACCAGGAACTCCCCCCTTGCCAGCCGGGCGCCCGCATTCATTTGGGACCCGCGCCCCCGGGGAGCCGTAATCAGGCGGACGAAAGGGAAGCGGGCCGCCACTGCCTGGGTGGCGTCAACGCTGCCGCCGTCCACCAGGATGAATTCCAGGTCAGGGCTCCGGGGTAGATTGGTCAGAGCCTCGGTCAGAATTGAGGCCTCATTTAAAACCGGGAGGATGATGGAGATAGTTGGTTTCTTGCCTGCCTCTACCGGGCGCTGGAATTCAAGGTCGAAGGTGCGAGGCGTCCCCTTCTCTGACCACATGATGTCATCACTCACCGCATGACCGCCTTGCTCATCATATTTGCCAAGGAACCACGTCCGGGGCACGTAAAAACCCGTCTCAGCCCGCCCTTGGCCCCCGAATCGGCTGCTCAACTTTATCACAACTTTCTTATAGATATCCTGGAAGAAATGGGGCGGGTCCAGGAGGTGCGGCTGGCCCTGGCCTTTAGCCCTCCCGAGGCCCAGGACTTTTTCCAGGCTCTGGCGCCGCCGGGGATGGATGTCTTTCCTCAAGAGGGCGGCGATTTGGGGGAGCGCATGGCCCGGGCCTGCGCCTGGGGTTTTAAAGCCGGTTATAGCCCGGTATTATTAAGGGGCAGCGATACTCCGGATCTTCCGGCCGCGGTGGTGTCTGAGGCCAGGGAGGTGTTGGCTGCCGGACATTCTCAGGTGGTGCTGGGGCCGGCAACCGATGGCGGCTACTATCTTGTGGGGCTCACCAGGCCGCAGCCCCACTTGTTTCAGGGTCAGCTATGGTCCAGCAGCACGGTCCTGAAATCTACCCTCAACGTGGCGCGGCAACAAAATCTGACAGTCCATCTGTTGCCTGCCTGGTCCGACATTGATACATTTGCCGATCTACTCACTTTTTTAAACCGGGCCCGCCCGGCGCCGCAGCCGGGATGGCGCAGCCGCCTCAAAGCCCTGGAACTGCTCGGTCCGCTTGCGACTGATTTATCCCGGCAGGCTCGTTAAATTCTTCGTCAAATCCCAACCAAGCCCGGGTTGATTCACGACCCCCTTACACGTACAATAACGTCAGGAGTATCGTATGACAAACCCCCAGGGCTTGAAACGCCGGCCGAAACGTAAAAAGATGTCCATCGTCCGTCCGCTCATCTTTTTGTTGTTAATCGTTATAGTAATCGCCATCCAGTATTTTCACCCGGAGCGGTATCTGGACAAAGAATATCTCCGCCAGTTCGCGGCTTCTTACGGGGTTCTGCTGCCGGTGATGTACCTGGTGGTGTGGACGGTGGGACCGCTCTTCTTGCCCGGCCTCCCCATTACCCTGGCTGGCGGCGTGCTCTTCGGTCCCTTTTGGGGGGTAGTCTACACGGCCTTAGGATCGACGATGGGCGCGGGGTTGGTTTTCCTGGTTTCCCGCTACCTGGCTCGAGATTGGGTAGTAAGCAAGCTGGCCGGCACCAGGCTGATGTCCCTGGATGACAAAGTGGCCCGGCATGGCTGGAAGATCGTGGCCTTTACTCGATTGGTCCCGATTTTCTCCTATACCCTGCTGAACTACGCCTACGGTCTCACCCGAATCTCGTTCTGGCCTTTTATAGCCGCCACCTTCGTCTGCATGCTGCCCGTAACCATTG
Encoded proteins:
- the arsS gene encoding arsenosugar biosynthesis radical SAM (seleno)protein ArsS (Some members of this family are selenoproteins.), with protein sequence MLPFARKLEDLGYSGLKAESVSILQVNLGWRCNQACKHCHLLAGPDRLEQMERDTIDEVIRVVERWSIPTVDLTGGSPELNPHYEYLVERLASSGTHILTRCNLTVLLEPGKEHLPEFYRDHRVELVCSLPYYQEDLVDRLRGPGVFQKSLLALQRLNRMGYGEADSDLKLNLMYNPAGAYFPPEQEALEEIFHRELAARFGIRFRRLLTLLNMPIGRFKEFLERSKNYDRYMGKLVAGFNPATVASLMCRSLISISWDGRLYDCDFNQALALPVLAELPQTVWDFDLPTLATRPIRLADHCYGCTSGGGSSCGGCLAEE
- a CDS encoding TIGR04283 family arsenosugar biosynthesis glycosyltransferase; its protein translation is MSDDIMWSEKGTPRTFDLEFQRPVEAGKKPTISIILPVLNEASILTEALTNLPRSPDLEFILVDGGSVDATQAVAARFPFVRLITAPRGRGSQMNAGARLARGEFLVFLHIDTGFTPVHLAALRQAARDPEVKAGAFYLSLTPPTPFLRFIAWGANWRCRLFGLPYGDQVIFVRRPLFFALGGYAHRRPEDLDLVLRLRCHTRLHLLNPPVTTSGRRWLQHGNFRTLGLYWFCLVRHRAERLFTRRWPRKGEL
- a CDS encoding TIGR04282 family arsenosugar biosynthesis glycosyltransferase — translated: MTALLIIFAKEPRPGHVKTRLSPPLAPESAAQLYHNFLIDILEEMGRVQEVRLALAFSPPEAQDFFQALAPPGMDVFPQEGGDLGERMARACAWGFKAGYSPVLLRGSDTPDLPAAVVSEAREVLAAGHSQVVLGPATDGGYYLVGLTRPQPHLFQGQLWSSSTVLKSTLNVARQQNLTVHLLPAWSDIDTFADLLTFLNRARPAPQPGWRSRLKALELLGPLATDLSRQAR
- a CDS encoding TVP38/TMEM64 family protein translates to MTNPQGLKRRPKRKKMSIVRPLIFLLLIVIVIAIQYFHPERYLDKEYLRQFAASYGVLLPVMYLVVWTVGPLFLPGLPITLAGGVLFGPFWGVVYTALGSTMGAGLVFLVSRYLARDWVVSKLAGTRLMSLDDKVARHGWKIVAFTRLVPIFSYTLLNYAYGLTRISFWPFIAATFVCMLPVTIAFVYFSSNILDVLHGRISKELIIGLILVILVSLIPLIYKRLKAKAADPLDI